GACAAGCCATGAAAGCGCCACTACCACAAACCCCTCACGGGCATAGAAATTCCGGTATTCCGGCATTTTGTTGCTGAGTATAAAGCCCAGGGATATCAGTATAAACATGGGAATAACAAACCAGACAATGGTGTCGGTCTCTCCATAGACAAGCGCCACAATAATCGCCAGCAGCATCAGCGCCGCCTCACTCTTCATCATATTCCCAATGACGTAAAAAACCATTCGATAATTCATATTGCCGTCCTATTCCCTGCTGTCCAGTATGTCCTTCAGATGCTTCAGGCTCTGGGTTGTGGTAACCACAACCACATTATCCCCCGTTTCCATGACGGCATCGCCGTTCGGGAAAATAATGCGTCCCTTTCGGATAATACAGGCAATCAGGTTGTTTTTACGGATATTGAGCTCGCGCAAAGGGCGTCCCACAAAGCCCGAATCCCGTGTTACCGGGAATTCGATGGCCTCGGCCTGTCCGTCGACAATTTTATACAAGGTGCGGATACTGTTATCCTCAGTGGTCTCCATGGCCCTTACATAGCGGACAATGTGGTTGGCCGTCAGCATTTTAGGTGAGATAACACTCTCGATCCCCACGTCCTGCATGATCTTGAGCAGCGGAATCCGGTTAACCTTGGTAATAATCTTTTCGACCTTCTGGGTGCCTGCGTACATCGAAAGGATGATATTTTCCTCGTCGTTATCGGTCAGCGCCACACAGGCGTCCACGTTGCGGATTCCCTCCTCGGTTAAAACCGCCTGATCCGTTCCATCGCCATAAACCACGGTCGCTTTTGGCAAAAGCTCACTCAGCTCCCGGCTCCTCTGTTTATTCAGCTCGACAATCTTGACATTAACCTTCAGACTTATCAGCTGTCTGGCCAGATAATAAGCGATTTTCCCCCCGCCGATGATCATAACCTTACGGATTTTATGGCTGATAATGCCCGTTTCCTTAAAAAAGAGGTCCAGCTCCTTGGAAGTGGCCGAAATAAAAATCTTATCCCCGCACTGCATGACAAAATCACCGTCCGGTATGATCACTTCGCCTTTGCGCTCAACCGCGCAGATCAGGATATTAGCCTTAAAAAAACTCGAAAGCCCAGCAATGGCCTTTCCGTTCAACTTTGAGTTTGGCTGAATCCTCACCGCGACCAAATCAACTCGGCCCTTTGAAAAAGAATCGACCTCCAGGGCCTGCGGCAGCCTTAAAACACGAAAAATTTCATTGGCCGCCTCAAATTCCGGATTAATGGACATGCTGAGGCCCAGCTCATCCCGCATGTAAACCAGCAGCTTTGTGTACTGAGGATTACGGACCCTCGCGATGGTGTGCTTCGCGCCCATTTTTTTTGCCAGCATGCAGCTTAAAATATTCATCTCATCGCCAGAGGTTACGGCTATAAAAAGATCGGCCGTTGCCACCCCCGCCTGCTGCAATACATCGTAGGAACCGCCGTTTCCGCAGATCCCCATCACATCATAGGCATTGACAACATTCTCAATGACCCGTTCATCGTTGTCGACGATAATAATATCGTGTCCTTCTCTTGCTAGCTGAACCGTCAGTGTGGTGCCGACTTTACCATTTCCCACAACGACAATTTTCATTCCATTCCTCCGTCATTTTTACGTTATTTTTATGCAATCTTTATATGATTTTTCATTTTCTTTATACTATCTTAACATAAAATAAAAAATAAACAAGGTATTGACAGAAAATGTCAGCAATCGGTAAAAGACTGGCTTCCAGGGCAAAGAAAAGCCCCCGTGACAGTGTTTCCGCTCTTTATAATCTGAGCAGGCGTCCCCTCAAAAATAACCTTTCCTCCTCTGTCGCCGCCTTCGGGACCCAGATCGATAATCCAGTCAGCCTGCCTTATAAGCTGGGCGTTATGCTCCACAACAATGACGGTACCGCCATTGTCCACCATATGGTTTAAAAGCACAAGGAAATGCTCTATATCAAGGGGATGAAGCCCTGTGGTCGGTTCATCAATCAGATACAGGCTGCGTTTTCCCCGATTTTGCATGAGCTCTCTGGCCAGCTTTAAACGCTGCCCCTCACCACCTGAAAGGGTGGTGAGCGTCTGCCCAAGCTCCAGATAGCCTAAGCCCACATCCTGCAGCAGCCCTAAGATCCGCTCCAGCTTTTTGTTCTCTCCAAAGGTCTCCAGTGCTTTCTCGACTGGCTGTTTTAAAATCTCATGAATGGAACAGCCTTTGAACCTGACGCTCAACACTTCTTCATTAAACTGCCTGCCGCCGCAAACCGGGCAGACTGTCTCAACATTCTCAAAGAAAAGCATATTGCTGACAATACGGCCCAGCCCTTCGCAGTTTTCACACCGGCCGCCCCTGCTGTTAAAGGAGAAGTGCTTTGCGGTCAATCCCCTCCTCTTGGCCGCCTCCAGGTTTCCAAAAATTTTTCGGATTTCGTCATAAGCGCCGGAATAGGTGGCCACATTCGAGCGTTTCATCCGGGCGATGGCGGATTGCTCAACCTTGATAACTGTATCAAATTTTTCAAGGCCAGAGACCTGTCCGGTACCTCCGGCCCCCTTTTCAGCCAGGATATCAAACACCAGCGTAGACTTTCCAGAACCTGAAACACCGGTAACAGCGGTCAGTGTGTTGATGGGAAAACATACATCAATACCTTTTATATTGTGCAGTCTTGCGTCCTGCACCATCATCTTCTCCGTAAAGCTTCTGGGGCTCCGGTTGATTTCAGGGCTTTCATTTTTCAGATACTGTCCGGTTACCGAGGAGGGCTGATTTCGGATTTCCGCCAGGGTTCCCTGACCCACGATCATTCCGCCGTGCATGCCTGCCCCGGGGCCCATATCAATGATATGATCCGCTGCTGCTATCACATCAGGATCATGCTCAATGACAATGACTGTATTGCCCTGATCCCTCAGAGCCTGCAAAACGCGGATGATCCCCTCGGTATCCTTTGCGTGCAGTCCGACGGTGGGCTCGTCCAAAATATAGATAATGCCAGTAATTTCGGCATCCAGAGCCGCGGCAAGCTTAATCCGCTGTGCCTCTCCGCCGGACAGTGTCATGGCCTGTCGGTCCAGGGTTAAATAGCCAAGCCCCACATTGATGATCCGGCGCAGCTTTGTTTTCAGATCTAACAGATAGGGCGCTGTCATCCTGCCCTTTTCGCCCTCCAAACTGCTTTCCAACGCGGTAATCCAGCTATTGAGTGACTCCAGAGAAAGGACAGAAAGCTCCGGCAGCCGCGTCTCATTGACGGTTACGCTCCGGCTCAGCGTATTTAGCCGCTCACCGCCGCATTCCGGGCAGATCCGGGTATTGAAGTATTTCTCGTTTTTCTCTGACAGCGCGCCTTTTTCAGAAACCCGCCGCCATAAAATGGGATAGACACCCTCAAAACGCCCCTCAGCCACTGTTTTCGGCGGTGTAATATCGGGAAATCTTTCTTTGAGCATTTTATCCTCAACGCCATTGAGCAACAGATTTTTTTGCAGCTCTGTGAAAGCGCAAACCGGTGTGTCCCTGCCTGGTACAGGCATGCCATAATGGGCACAGGCCTGATTAAAAACACTGATTTGATACGCCTTATATCGCTTTTCCCAAAAATCCACCGCGCCCTTTTCCAGTGAAAGTGTTTCATGAACAACCTCAGCGCTGTTTATTTCGAGGCTTGTGCCAAGGCCCTGGCACGTCTCACAGGCGCCTTCCGCTGTATTGTGTGAAAAATGCGAACGGGTGAGCTTCTCCATCTTATGACCACAACATCCACAGTACATGTATACCGTAAAGCCATCTGCCTTTTTGACAAGCTCCTCCCTGCAATCCGCGGAGCAGATGCGCCGGCCGCAGGCCGGACATTTCCGGATACTCAGCTTTTCGTAGACCATGCGCAGGTCGGTATAAATATCCGTCAGCGTACCGACCGTTGACCGGGGGTTTTTATGATAATCCTCCTGGGATATCTGTATGGCCGGCGAGGTATGGTAAACCGAATCTACCTCTGGCTTGGTGATCCCCTGATAGCTCATGGCCTCCAGATACTGGCGCTGACATTCCTGATAAAGAACATCCATCGCCAGAGTCGATTTGCCCGAACCGGACAGGCCGGTTAAAACAACAAGCTGGTTTCTTGGAATGCGCACTGTAATATTTTTTAAATTCCCCTCGCGGGCACCGTTTATAAGAATATCTTTCAAATCCCCCACCTCACTTATGTAGAATGTTCATATTATATCATTTCTGAAAGGCTGCCACTACTATTTAAATTTCCAAAAAAGACTGGCACTAAAAAAAGACAGTGAGGACCAGGTCCTCACTGTCTTTCTGTATTTTTCAGGAAGCCCGAAGCTCCCGATCTTGTGAATATCCCATTTTCCATTCTGGAATATGGCAGTAGCCTCCGGGATTTTTATCCAGATATTTCTGGTGGTATTCCTCGGCGTCATAAAAGTTTTTGAGTGGTTTGATTTCTGTCGCGAGGGGCTTGCGGCCTCCGAGTCTGCGGAAGGTCATGGTTGTCACATGCTCAATAACAGGTAAATCCTCTGAATCGGTATAATAGATGCCGCTGCGGTATTGTGAGCCCACATCAGGACCCTGTCGGTTAACACTGGTGGGATCTATGACATTGTAAAAAGCAATCAGCAAAGCCTCTAGGCTGATAACGCCAGGGTCATAGACGACCTTCACGGTTTCCGCAAAGCCAGTACGGCCAGTGCAGACCTCTTTATATGTAGGTTTTTCCTTGCTGCCGTTGGCATAGCCGACACGGGTTTCCACCACGCCGGTAATATTTTCCATGAATTTTTCCAGGCTCCAGAAGCATCCGCCGGCCAGATATATTGTTCTCAGTTTTTTCATCACTGTTCACTCCTTTCATCATTGTATCATTTCATATACCCTGAGTTAAGGATATCAAACATTCCTTAAAAATAAGCGAACTGTGTTTTAATGTGCTGAAAAATAAACGCTCATGTCCTCTGCCATATCCGCCTTTGTGTCGTAATTTTCCACCTCAAACCAGCGGATACGCTGATCCTTTCTAAACCACGTCAGCTGGCGTTTGGCAAAGTGGCGGGTATCCCGTTTCAGGACATACAGAGCTTCATCAAGGGACATTTCTCCCTTAAGATAAGGAAAAATCTCTTTATAGCCAATGGCTTTCATGGAAAGAAGGTCCTCGGTATAGCCCTGGTCTAAAAGGGATCTCACCTCGCCTACCAGCCCATCTCTCACCATGATGTCGATCCGGCGGTTGATGCGCTCGTAGAGCAGCGGACGTTCCATGGATATTCCCATCAATACATAATCGTAGGGCAGTTCCTCTTTGGCAGCCTCCATGTCCAGACAGGATTTAGGTTTTCCGGTTACCTCGTAAATTTCATAGGCGCGGATCATGCGCTTGACATTGTTGGGGTGCAGGGCCGCTGCTGTGACGGGATCGACAGCTTTCAGGCGTTCATAAAACGCCTCCCTGCCCATCTCCTCTACCTCCCGGGCCAGACGCTCCCGCACCTTTTCATCTGTATCTTTTTCGCGAAAACCCCAGGGCAGCGTAAGCCCATTGATGTATAGTCCTGTTCCTCCTGCCACGATCGGCTGTCTGCCGCGGATTAAAATGTCTTCGATTTTCCCGAGGGCTTCCTCTTTAAACCGCGCGACACTGTATTCCTCATCCGGGTCCACACAGTCGATGAGATGATGTGGAATACCCTGCATTTCCCCCTGGGTAGGTTTAGCGGTACCAATGGTCATCTGACGGTAAATCTGCATCGAATCCGCAGAGATGATTTCACCGTCAAGCTTTTTGGCCAGCTCAACAGCTGTGTCTGTTTTTCCGCAGGCGGTGGGTCCCACCAGCACGGCAATCTTTGGTTTTGTCATTTACACCACCCGTTTAAATAATTTTTTAAGCTCATATTCACGCAGCTTCAGGATAATCGGCCGGCCATGGGGGCAGGTATAAGGATTATCCAGACGGCTCATTCCGTCAAGCAGCGTTTCAATCTCTTCCCGCGACAGCTCCTGATGCCCTTTCACAGCCCCTTTGCAGGACATGGTAATAATGCGCTCAATAAGATTTCTGGGGTCCGAAACGTCCTCATAGACCCGGCCCTCAATGAAGGCCTTTAAAAGTGATACATCCTGGGGTTCTCCCAAAATAATGGGTACACTGCGGACCATGAGTGTATTTTCGCCAAAAAGGTCACAGTCAAAGCCATAGCGCATGAGCTCAGGCTGCAGCTCATCAAAATGGTCAGCCTCACGCACGGAGATCTCCACAGGCTGGGGGACCATGAGGCTCTGGGCCGGAAAATCGGATTTCTGGTCAAAGCGCTCCTTCAGTTCCTGGTATAAAAAGGCCTCATGGGCTGCATGCTGGTCAAGCATGATAATCTCATCGCCCTTTTCAAGCAAAATATAGGTCGAGAAAAGCTGACCGATAATTTTTGCGTTTTTGAAATCCGGCCCCTTTCGGCGCGGGTATTCTGGCGCAGGCTCGGCAACCCTTGGCATCTCTTCCGCTATGGGCCGGGCCTCGGTAAACACCGGGCGCGGCTCAGGAGCGTCAGGCTCAGGGATATGCGCTTCCATTTTTTCAGCCGCCGGCACTTTCTGCCGATGCGCCTCAGTTTCCGCCTTCACGGCTTCCTGCAGGACTGCTTCGGTTTTGGACAGCTGAGGCGCGGGCGGTCGATCTTCCTGTCTCTTGCTTATTTCGTCGACTGGGGTAAAGTTTTTACTCTCTCCCGACAGAAAGCTGACTGGCTCCTCCACAATCTTTGGCCGGGCTGCCTCCTCGGGCACTTCCGGCGCTGCGGTCACCTCGCTCACATCCACCACCAGATTCTGTGCTTTCAGACAATCCCGTATCCCCTGCTTGAACAAAATGGATACCAGACTTTCATTGAGAATCTGGATTTCCGTTTTTGCCGGATGAATATTGACATCCAGCATTCGGCCGGGCAGGTCCATAAACACAATACCGACTGGATGCTTGTGCACCATCATATAACCCTCATATGCGTCCTCAAAGGCCCGCGAAAGACTTTTGTTTTTCACAAAACGGTTATTGATAAAGAAAATCTGCTCTTCTCTGGTAGAACGTGTCAGGGTAAGGTCGCTGATGTAGCCCCTCAAGCGCATGGGAGAATTTTCCACATTCAGCTCCCGAAGGCCTTTAAAAAAATCCCGTCCATACAGGCTCTCGATCACATCCTTCAGATTTCCTGTGCCCAGCGTTTTAAATACCTCACGTCCGTCGCTGACATAGGTAAAGCTTATCTCTGGATGTGAAAGCGAAAGCTTTTCCAAAATATCCCGGATCAGCTTTTCCTCGTTTTTATCCTTTTGCAGATGCTTCTGGCGGGCAGGCGTGTTATAAAAGAGGTCTGTCACCATGATCTCAGTTCCGCGGTCATAAGTGCAGACACGCTGGTTAACGAAAGCCCCGCCCTCAAAAAGGCTTTGGCTGCCGATTTCCTCCTCCGCGGTTTTCGTGGTGATCCGGACCCGCGCAATGGCCGAAATGCTGGAGAGCGCCTCGCCCCTGAAGCCGAGGGTATCAATGCTTTCGAGATCCTCAATCTTTAATATTTTGCTGGTCGCATGGCGTTTAAAGGCCAGAGGCACCTCATTATAGGCAATTCCAACACCATTGTCCGTCACGCAGATGCTGGTTTTTCCGCCCTTCTCCACCGCCACGGAAACGCGGGTGGACTCAGCGTCGATGGCGTTCTCCACCAGCTCCTTAATAACCGATACAGGCCTGACGATGACTTCTCCGGCCGCAATCTTATTGATGGTTTCATTATTGAGCATTTTTATTTTCATGTTTCACCTCTTGGCTGCGCGCCCTTAGTTATCTTTCAGCTTGCTCTGCAGGCCGTAAAGCTGATTCATGGCCTCCATTGGGGTCATCTCGTTGATGGGCAGGTCTTTTATACTGTTGAGCACTGCTTTTTCCTCCTCCGACATGGCAGGAATCCTATCAAAGAAATTTATCTGCGCGCTCTCAAAGGACGGTTTTTCGGCCGCGATCATTCCCTCGCGGTAAGTGTCCTCACCCTGATCCAGGATATTCAAGATTTCCCTGGCGCGGTTTGTAACCGCCGGCGGGAACCCTGCGAGCTTGGCAACCTCGATCCCATAGCTCTGGTCTGCGCTGCCGGGCTTGATCTTTCTTAAAAAGACCACTCCCTCCGGGGTTTCCCTGACGCCGATACTAAAGTTTTTGATGCCAGGCTTCAGATGCTCGAGCTCTGTGAGTTCATGATAGTGTGTGGCAAAAAGCGTTTTGGCCCCGATAATCTGCTCATCCCAGAGGTATTCCACCACCGCCCAGGCAATGCTGATGCCGTCAAAGGTGCTGGTCCCCCGGCCGATTTCATCCAGAATGACCAGACTGTCCCGGGTGGCGTTTTTGAGAATATTGGAGACCTCTGTCATCTCGACCATAAAGGTGCTCTGCCCGGTCGCCAGATCATCAGAGGCTCCGACACGGGTGAAAATACGGTCGACAATGCCGATTTTTCCACTGTCTGCCGGGATAAAGGAACCAATCTGGGCCATAAGGGCAATGACTGCTATCTGGCGGATATAGGTGGATTTTCCGGCCATATTCGGCCCGGTGATCAGCATCATCCGGAGGTCCTTGCCGTCAAAATGGCAGCCGTTGGTCACAAAATGATTGATGCCGATGATCTCCTCGACCACAGGGTGCCGGCCATTTTCAATTTCCAGCTCCGGTCCGTTTGTGATCTCTGGTTTTACATAATTGCCCGCTATTGCAACCTGCGCCAGAGAATACAGGGCATCAATTTCGGCCACGTCTCTGGCCCGTTTCTGAATTCTGGCGATCTGCCCGATGATTTTTTCCCGGACGTCCTGGAAAATCTCATATTCCAGCTGCGCCAGCCGCTCCTCTGAGCCCAGAATCTTGGTTTCCATTTCCTTGAGCTCCGGGGTGAAAAAGCGCTCTGCGTTGGCCAGGGTCTGTTTACGGATATAATCATCGGGGGTCTGGTCCAGATTGGTCTTGGTAATTTCAATGAAATAGCCAAACACACGGTTGTACTTGACCTTCAGTGATTTGATGCCCGTGCGCTGCCGTTCCTTAAGCTCCAGGTCACGAATCCAGTCCTTCCCTTTTTCGCTCGCCTCGCGGTAGCCGTCAATCTCCTCATTGTAGCCGCGTTTGATGACCTTGCCATCCTTTAAGGCAAAGGGCGCGTTGTCGTCAATGCTTGTCTCGATGAGCTCGTAAATATCGGTTAACAAATCGGCCTCTCCGTAGCGCTTTCTGAACACTGGAGCGTCGATGCCAGCGAAAAACGCCTGCAGCAGCGGCAGGGCAGAAACAGACTGCTTAAGCGACAGCATATCCTTGGGGTTACAGGTTCCGAAGGATATTTTCCCACAGATACGCTCAAGGTCATATACCTTTCCCAAAACGCCCTTTAAATCTTTAAGGGCTCCCGGGTGGCGGTACAGCTCCTCCACCATATCCTGCCGGGCTTCAATCGCCTTTTTTTCAAGCAGCGGCGCTTCCAGCCACCGGCGCAGCATTCGTCCGCCCATGGCGGTGACCGTCTTATCCAAAACCCAGAGCAGGCTTCCCTTCTTCTCCCCAGAGCGTATGGTCTCGGTCAGCTCCAGGTTGCGTCTTGTGGACAGGTCCAGAATCATGTATTCATCATTCTTATAGTAGGATACATGGTTAATATGCGTGAGCACCCGCTTCTGGGTCTCGTCAATATAGCGCAGGAGTGCGCCGGCAGCCCGCACGCTGTGCTCCCGCCGCTCCAGATCCAGAGCTGTCAAAGAATAAACGTCAAACTGCTCCTTGAGCCTTGACTCTGAAGCCTTGAACTCAAAATATCTGGCCGGATATAGATTGGTCATAATCCCAAATTTTTCTTCCAGCGTTTTAATGGTCCCGGTGTCCTTAAAAAGCGTGGGATTGACTAAAATCTCTGACGGGCCGATTTTTCCCACCTCATCCATCAGCAGCGCCAGCGTATTTTTTCCTGAAATTTCCGTGACAAAAAAGTCTCCGGTGGAAATATCCAGATAGGCCAGGCCGATGGTGTTTTTTTCCTGGTACAGAGACATCAGATAATTATTCTTTTTTGATTCCAGCAGCTTTCCCTCAGCGATGGTGCCCGGGGAAATCACTCGGATAATCTCACGCTTGACGATCCCCTTTGCCACCGAGGGGTCCTCCATCTGTTCGCAGATGGCTACCTTATAGCCTTTTTCGACCAGTTTGGTAATATAGCTTTCGGCCGCGTGGTAGGGCACCCCGCACATGGGGGCGCGCTCGTCCAGTCCGCAGTCTCTTCCGGTTAAGGCGATCTCAAGCTCCTTCGAAGCCTTTAAGGCATCGTCAAAAAACATTTCATAAAAATCCCCGAGCCGAAAAAATAAAATCGCGTCCTTTACCTTCTCGTGGGTTTCCAAATACTGCTGCATCATTGGTGTCAGGCCCAAATGATCACCCCTTTCTAAATTAATTGAAAATGGAAAATGAAAAACGGAAAATTAATGTCCACATCTGCTTTACGGATTTGATCAAACGCGGCCAATGGCCGCATTTTATTCAATTTTCAATTCTCCATTGTATTAAATTTCTACTCCTGTCAGACTAAAACTGCCCACCTTTGTAATTTTGACGTTCACAATCTGGCCAATATGGTCAAAACTGCCCTCAAAATTGACCAGCTTACCGGTTTCGGTACGGCCGCTGAGACGGTCCGTATTATTTTTGCTGGGTTCTTCCACCAGTACGGGAAGCACTCTGCCCTCATACTTACTGTTCAGGCCAAAGCTGATATCGCGCAGGACGTCCAGCAGGCGGTTTAGCCGGTCATGTTTGATTTCATCCGGAATCTGGTTCTCCATGGTAGCGGCCGGGGTGCCGGTTCTTATGGAATAGATGAAAGAAAAGGCGGAGTCAAATTTACAGGCCCGCATCACCTCCAGTGTATCCTGAAAATCCTCCTCGGTTTCTCCCGGAAAGCCCACGATAATATCGGTTGTGATGGCCACATCTGGTATTCTGCTCCGTACCCTGTCCACCAGATCAATGATCTGTTCCTTGGTATAGCGGCGGTTCATGGCCTTTAATACCCGGGTGCTCCCGGACTGGATGGCCAGATGAATCGCCGGGCAGACTTTGTCACACTGGGCGATGGCCTCAATGACCTCGTCGGTCAGATCCTTTGGATGCGAGGTCATAAAACGGATGCGCTTAATTTTCTCGATTTGGTTCAAATCCCTGAGCAGGTCGGCAAAATGGTACCCTGTTTTCAGGTCGTTACCGTAAGAGTTTACATTCTGCCCTAAAAGCGTGACCTCAAGACCACCCTCGTCGGCCAGGCGGGTCACCTCTTCAATGATCTTTTCCGGCTGGCGGCTGACCTCACGGCCTCTGGTATAAGGAACGATACAGTAGGTGCAGAAATTATTGCACCCGTTCATAATGGTCACAAAGCTTTTAAAAGGGTATTTCCGGTCCACTGGCAGATCCTCAATAATCTCACTGCTGTCATCCCATA
The DNA window shown above is from Eubacterium limosum and carries:
- the trkA gene encoding Trk system potassium transporter TrkA — its product is MKIVVVGNGKVGTTLTVQLAREGHDIIIVDNDERVIENVVNAYDVMGICGNGGSYDVLQQAGVATADLFIAVTSGDEMNILSCMLAKKMGAKHTIARVRNPQYTKLLVYMRDELGLSMSINPEFEAANEIFRVLRLPQALEVDSFSKGRVDLVAVRIQPNSKLNGKAIAGLSSFFKANILICAVERKGEVIIPDGDFVMQCGDKIFISATSKELDLFFKETGIISHKIRKVMIIGGGKIAYYLARQLISLKVNVKIVELNKQRSRELSELLPKATVVYGDGTDQAVLTEEGIRNVDACVALTDNDEENIILSMYAGTQKVEKIITKVNRIPLLKIMQDVGIESVISPKMLTANHIVRYVRAMETTEDNSIRTLYKIVDGQAEAIEFPVTRDSGFVGRPLRELNIRKNNLIACIIRKGRIIFPNGDAVMETGDNVVVVTTTQSLKHLKDILDSRE
- a CDS encoding ATP-binding cassette domain-containing protein; this encodes MKDILINGAREGNLKNITVRIPRNQLVVLTGLSGSGKSTLAMDVLYQECQRQYLEAMSYQGITKPEVDSVYHTSPAIQISQEDYHKNPRSTVGTLTDIYTDLRMVYEKLSIRKCPACGRRICSADCREELVKKADGFTVYMYCGCCGHKMEKLTRSHFSHNTAEGACETCQGLGTSLEINSAEVVHETLSLEKGAVDFWEKRYKAYQISVFNQACAHYGMPVPGRDTPVCAFTELQKNLLLNGVEDKMLKERFPDITPPKTVAEGRFEGVYPILWRRVSEKGALSEKNEKYFNTRICPECGGERLNTLSRSVTVNETRLPELSVLSLESLNSWITALESSLEGEKGRMTAPYLLDLKTKLRRIINVGLGYLTLDRQAMTLSGGEAQRIKLAAALDAEITGIIYILDEPTVGLHAKDTEGIIRVLQALRDQGNTVIVIEHDPDVIAAADHIIDMGPGAGMHGGMIVGQGTLAEIRNQPSSVTGQYLKNESPEINRSPRSFTEKMMVQDARLHNIKGIDVCFPINTLTAVTGVSGSGKSTLVFDILAEKGAGGTGQVSGLEKFDTVIKVEQSAIARMKRSNVATYSGAYDEIRKIFGNLEAAKRRGLTAKHFSFNSRGGRCENCEGLGRIVSNMLFFENVETVCPVCGGRQFNEEVLSVRFKGCSIHEILKQPVEKALETFGENKKLERILGLLQDVGLGYLELGQTLTTLSGGEGQRLKLARELMQNRGKRSLYLIDEPTTGLHPLDIEHFLVLLNHMVDNGGTVIVVEHNAQLIRQADWIIDLGPEGGDRGGKVIFEGTPAQIIKSGNTVTGAFLCPGSQSFTDC
- the msrA gene encoding peptide-methionine (S)-S-oxide reductase MsrA, with the translated sequence MRTIYLAGGCFWSLEKFMENITGVVETRVGYANGSKEKPTYKEVCTGRTGFAETVKVVYDPGVISLEALLIAFYNVIDPTSVNRQGPDVGSQYRSGIYYTDSEDLPVIEHVTTMTFRRLGGRKPLATEIKPLKNFYDAEEYHQKYLDKNPGGYCHIPEWKMGYSQDRELRAS
- the miaA gene encoding tRNA (adenosine(37)-N6)-dimethylallyltransferase MiaA, which produces MTKPKIAVLVGPTACGKTDTAVELAKKLDGEIISADSMQIYRQMTIGTAKPTQGEMQGIPHHLIDCVDPDEEYSVARFKEEALGKIEDILIRGRQPIVAGGTGLYINGLTLPWGFREKDTDEKVRERLAREVEEMGREAFYERLKAVDPVTAAALHPNNVKRMIRAYEIYEVTGKPKSCLDMEAAKEELPYDYVLMGISMERPLLYERINRRIDIMVRDGLVGEVRSLLDQGYTEDLLSMKAIGYKEIFPYLKGEMSLDEALYVLKRDTRHFAKRQLTWFRKDQRIRWFEVENYDTKADMAEDMSVYFSAH
- the mutL gene encoding DNA mismatch repair endonuclease MutL, whose amino-acid sequence is MKIKMLNNETINKIAAGEVIVRPVSVIKELVENAIDAESTRVSVAVEKGGKTSICVTDNGVGIAYNEVPLAFKRHATSKILKIEDLESIDTLGFRGEALSSISAIARVRITTKTAEEEIGSQSLFEGGAFVNQRVCTYDRGTEIMVTDLFYNTPARQKHLQKDKNEEKLIRDILEKLSLSHPEISFTYVSDGREVFKTLGTGNLKDVIESLYGRDFFKGLRELNVENSPMRLRGYISDLTLTRSTREEQIFFINNRFVKNKSLSRAFEDAYEGYMMVHKHPVGIVFMDLPGRMLDVNIHPAKTEIQILNESLVSILFKQGIRDCLKAQNLVVDVSEVTAAPEVPEEAARPKIVEEPVSFLSGESKNFTPVDEISKRQEDRPPAPQLSKTEAVLQEAVKAETEAHRQKVPAAEKMEAHIPEPDAPEPRPVFTEARPIAEEMPRVAEPAPEYPRRKGPDFKNAKIIGQLFSTYILLEKGDEIIMLDQHAAHEAFLYQELKERFDQKSDFPAQSLMVPQPVEISVREADHFDELQPELMRYGFDCDLFGENTLMVRSVPIILGEPQDVSLLKAFIEGRVYEDVSDPRNLIERIITMSCKGAVKGHQELSREEIETLLDGMSRLDNPYTCPHGRPIILKLREYELKKLFKRVV
- the mutS gene encoding DNA mismatch repair protein MutS — encoded protein: MMQQYLETHEKVKDAILFFRLGDFYEMFFDDALKASKELEIALTGRDCGLDERAPMCGVPYHAAESYITKLVEKGYKVAICEQMEDPSVAKGIVKREIIRVISPGTIAEGKLLESKKNNYLMSLYQEKNTIGLAYLDISTGDFFVTEISGKNTLALLMDEVGKIGPSEILVNPTLFKDTGTIKTLEEKFGIMTNLYPARYFEFKASESRLKEQFDVYSLTALDLERREHSVRAAGALLRYIDETQKRVLTHINHVSYYKNDEYMILDLSTRRNLELTETIRSGEKKGSLLWVLDKTVTAMGGRMLRRWLEAPLLEKKAIEARQDMVEELYRHPGALKDLKGVLGKVYDLERICGKISFGTCNPKDMLSLKQSVSALPLLQAFFAGIDAPVFRKRYGEADLLTDIYELIETSIDDNAPFALKDGKVIKRGYNEEIDGYREASEKGKDWIRDLELKERQRTGIKSLKVKYNRVFGYFIEITKTNLDQTPDDYIRKQTLANAERFFTPELKEMETKILGSEERLAQLEYEIFQDVREKIIGQIARIQKRARDVAEIDALYSLAQVAIAGNYVKPEITNGPELEIENGRHPVVEEIIGINHFVTNGCHFDGKDLRMMLITGPNMAGKSTYIRQIAVIALMAQIGSFIPADSGKIGIVDRIFTRVGASDDLATGQSTFMVEMTEVSNILKNATRDSLVILDEIGRGTSTFDGISIAWAVVEYLWDEQIIGAKTLFATHYHELTELEHLKPGIKNFSIGVRETPEGVVFLRKIKPGSADQSYGIEVAKLAGFPPAVTNRAREILNILDQGEDTYREGMIAAEKPSFESAQINFFDRIPAMSEEEKAVLNSIKDLPINEMTPMEAMNQLYGLQSKLKDN
- the miaB gene encoding tRNA (N6-isopentenyl adenosine(37)-C2)-methylthiotransferase MiaB — translated: MNKTYKIMTFGCQMNENDSEKISGLLKNMGYTPEEDVHKAGVVILNTCSVRENADVRVFGNLGTFKSVKKVNPDLVLAVCGCMMQQPEIVKKIKEKYPQVDLVFGTHNIHQFPQMLGNYLQRGERIFEIWDDSSEIIEDLPVDRKYPFKSFVTIMNGCNNFCTYCIVPYTRGREVSRQPEKIIEEVTRLADEGGLEVTLLGQNVNSYGNDLKTGYHFADLLRDLNQIEKIKRIRFMTSHPKDLTDEVIEAIAQCDKVCPAIHLAIQSGSTRVLKAMNRRYTKEQIIDLVDRVRSRIPDVAITTDIIVGFPGETEEDFQDTLEVMRACKFDSAFSFIYSIRTGTPAATMENQIPDEIKHDRLNRLLDVLRDISFGLNSKYEGRVLPVLVEEPSKNNTDRLSGRTETGKLVNFEGSFDHIGQIVNVKITKVGSFSLTGVEI